The Algoriphagus sp. TR-M9 genome has a window encoding:
- the dnaA gene encoding chromosomal replication initiator protein DnaA, giving the protein MSSEASAVWNECLRVIEQHVNEQSFSTWFKPINPVKLEGTSLTIQVPSQFFYEWLEDNYVQELKLAIKTTLGHGGRLEYAVVVDRGNSANQPYVVSYPQNNSGAKKAAAPPAEPDKTPFEMKSLDAEALTNSNLNPTYTFTTYIEGDCNRLARSAGFAVATKPGITSFNPLMVYGGVGLGKTHLVQAIGNEIKNGPEEKFVLYVSSEKFVNQFMDSIKDGNVKSFTNFYMQVDVLIIDDIQFLAGKDRTQEMFFHIFNHLHQSKKQIIMTSDCPPRDLKGLEERLLSRFKWGLTADLQMPDFETRVAIIRRKMQSEGIVIPDDVVEYLAYTVDTNVRELEGILISLIAHASLSRVEISLELAKTVMKNIIKDIETEVGVDFIQKTVSEYYGIKLDDLKAKTRKKEIVTARQVAMYFCKEFTNHSLKSIGYHFGGRDHSTVIHAVTMVNDLMETDSSFRNAVQELKKKFKMRSY; this is encoded by the coding sequence ATGAGTTCAGAAGCTAGCGCCGTTTGGAATGAATGTTTACGTGTTATAGAACAGCACGTCAATGAGCAGAGCTTTTCAACTTGGTTTAAGCCTATCAATCCTGTGAAACTGGAAGGTACTTCGTTGACCATTCAGGTTCCAAGTCAGTTTTTTTACGAATGGCTAGAGGATAATTATGTGCAGGAATTGAAACTGGCCATCAAAACTACCCTAGGGCATGGAGGAAGGCTGGAGTATGCAGTAGTAGTGGATCGTGGCAATTCTGCCAATCAACCCTATGTGGTTTCTTATCCACAGAATAATTCAGGTGCAAAGAAAGCTGCTGCACCACCTGCAGAGCCGGACAAGACGCCCTTTGAGATGAAATCTCTAGACGCGGAGGCTTTGACCAATAGTAATCTGAATCCCACATACACATTTACCACCTATATAGAAGGTGATTGTAACCGACTGGCGAGGTCTGCTGGATTTGCGGTAGCTACCAAGCCCGGTATTACTTCTTTCAATCCTTTGATGGTATATGGAGGAGTGGGGCTGGGCAAAACTCACCTGGTGCAGGCTATAGGCAATGAGATCAAAAATGGTCCAGAGGAGAAGTTTGTATTATATGTGTCTTCGGAAAAATTTGTAAACCAGTTCATGGATTCCATCAAAGATGGTAATGTGAAGAGTTTTACCAATTTTTACATGCAAGTAGATGTGCTGATCATCGATGATATTCAATTTTTGGCAGGAAAAGACAGAACACAAGAGATGTTCTTTCATATTTTCAATCACCTGCATCAAAGTAAGAAGCAGATTATTATGACCTCTGATTGTCCTCCACGTGATTTGAAAGGTCTTGAGGAGCGTTTGCTTTCCCGATTCAAATGGGGGTTGACTGCTGATTTGCAGATGCCGGATTTTGAGACAAGGGTTGCGATTATCAGACGCAAAATGCAATCTGAGGGGATTGTGATTCCGGATGACGTAGTGGAATACCTGGCCTATACGGTAGATACCAATGTGCGAGAGCTGGAAGGGATTTTGATATCTCTGATTGCCCATGCATCTCTGAGCCGTGTGGAAATCAGTCTGGAACTGGCCAAAACCGTGATGAAAAATATCATCAAGGATATTGAGACAGAGGTAGGAGTGGATTTTATCCAGAAAACCGTTTCAGAATATTATGGGATCAAGCTGGATGATTTGAAAGCAAAAACCCGTAAAAAGGAAATTGTAACGGCCCGTCAGGTAGCAATGTACTTCTGTAAGGAGTTTACAAACCATTCATTGAAATCCATAGGCTATCACTTTGGGGGGAGAGACCATTCCACGGTAATTCATGCTGTAACCATGGTCAATGATCTCATGGAGACGGATAGTAGTTTTCGAAATGCTGTCCAAGAGCTGAAGAAGAAATTCAAAATGCGCTCTTATTAA
- a CDS encoding methylmalonyl-CoA mutase family protein, with translation MTNKEFYPFPPSSKEEWTQKAEKDLKEKDFQQTLVKRLWSQIQVEPFYTQSDLATPGVSCSFHPDSNLPGMSPRIWANLISVFPGDTVKNNQIILDALQHGADGLILHLNGEEDLNQLMKAVHTEFIETNFLPAGEPEQVFRQIQDWLESLHLKPSMLTGSMIWSPCDELFRSGENFELAINKAAKLVDDFKDFRGFRPMTINLARYANAGATGIQELVYGLGEVVELIDHLAKKAVSPRQVFEKIALHTAIGDPHFAEIAKVKALRKLLVGLAVNYGVHIDPEDIHIITSTSTWSKSLLDKNTNLIRQTYEAMAGILGGGNSLWVKPAAGKDASVLENRVARNVSSILKEESYLDKVMDPAAGSFYLEKLQEEIVNLVIKGLQELEENGGWLTNFEDRSLQAAVRNSRESAQKKILSDDTIKVGVNKYLAKDSLENHLEFDPIVEKDFELLPSRATYFVEQKTLSNA, from the coding sequence ATGACTAACAAAGAATTCTACCCGTTCCCACCCAGCAGCAAGGAAGAATGGACCCAAAAAGCGGAAAAGGACCTGAAGGAAAAGGATTTCCAGCAAACTTTAGTCAAGAGACTTTGGAGTCAAATCCAAGTGGAGCCCTTCTACACCCAAAGTGACTTGGCCACACCTGGAGTTTCCTGTTCCTTTCACCCGGATTCTAACCTTCCGGGAATGTCACCTCGAATCTGGGCAAACTTAATTTCTGTTTTTCCTGGAGATACTGTCAAAAACAACCAAATCATATTAGATGCTTTGCAGCATGGAGCTGATGGCCTTATCCTGCATTTGAACGGTGAGGAGGACCTCAATCAGTTGATGAAGGCAGTACACACTGAATTTATAGAAACGAATTTTTTACCAGCGGGAGAGCCAGAGCAGGTTTTCCGCCAAATTCAAGACTGGCTTGAATCTCTTCACCTCAAACCCAGTATGCTGACCGGTTCTATGATTTGGTCTCCCTGCGATGAATTGTTCAGATCAGGAGAGAATTTTGAATTAGCCATAAATAAAGCTGCCAAACTGGTAGATGACTTTAAAGATTTTAGAGGATTTCGTCCCATGACCATCAATCTGGCCCGATACGCAAACGCCGGAGCCACAGGTATCCAAGAACTGGTATATGGCTTGGGAGAAGTGGTAGAATTAATTGATCATTTGGCAAAAAAAGCAGTTTCTCCTCGACAGGTATTTGAAAAAATAGCACTGCACACGGCCATTGGAGATCCTCATTTTGCAGAGATCGCTAAGGTCAAAGCTTTGCGCAAGCTACTGGTAGGGCTAGCTGTCAATTATGGAGTGCACATTGATCCTGAAGATATCCACATCATAACCTCCACCAGCACTTGGAGCAAATCTTTGTTGGATAAAAACACAAACCTGATCCGCCAAACCTATGAAGCTATGGCAGGTATTCTGGGTGGTGGAAATTCACTTTGGGTGAAACCCGCCGCAGGAAAAGATGCTTCTGTACTGGAAAATAGGGTTGCGAGAAATGTTTCTTCAATCCTCAAAGAAGAAAGCTACCTGGACAAAGTAATGGATCCGGCAGCTGGATCATTTTACTTGGAAAAACTTCAGGAGGAAATCGTAAATTTAGTGATAAAAGGACTGCAAGAATTGGAAGAAAATGGAGGTTGGCTAACAAACTTCGAAGACCGTAGCCTGCAAGCAGCTGTCAGAAATTCCAGAGAAAGCGCACAAAAGAAAATTCTATCAGATGACACTATTAAAGTAGGGGTTAATAAATACCTCGCCAAAGACAGTTTGGAAAACCACTTAGAATTTGACCCCATTGTCGAAAAGGACTTCGAACTACTCCCAAGCCGAGCAACCTACTTTGTGGAACAAAAAACCCTGAGCAACGCATGA
- the scpA gene encoding methylmalonyl-CoA mutase yields MRPDLKNWKSAEIQASPTEESTNWEAPEQISIPSIFNGEQTAKLSHVNFAAGIPPYLRGPYSTMYSMRPWTIRQYAGFSTAEESNAFYRKNLAGGQKGLSVAFDLATHRGYDSDHPRVVGDVGKAGVAIDSVEDMKLLFDQIPLDQMSVSMTMNGAVIPIMAFYIVAAEEQGVKPEQLSGTIQNDILKEFMVRNTYIYPPQPSMRIIADIFKFTSDHMPKFNSISISGYHMQEAGATADIELAYTLADGLEYLRTGVKAGLDIDNFAPRLSFFWGIGMNYFMEIAKMRAGRLLWAKIVQQFNPKSDKSLALRTHSQTSGWSLTEQDPFNNVTRTAVEALAAVMGGTQSLHTNSLDEAIALPTDFSARIARNTQLVLQEETAITDVVDPWGGSHYVEFLTDQLVQRAWTLIEEVEELGGMAKAIEAGLPKLRIEEAAAKKQARIDSGKDVIVGVNRYQIEEDSEIEVRDVDNQAVRESQLPRLKKLKESRNQQEVDKSLEKLTQVAKSGEGNLLELAVDAARKRATLGEISDAMELAFGRHQAQTKSITGVYAAEVKNQDSFKKAIALSDEFAELEGRRPRIMVAKMGQDGHDRGAKIIATGFADMGFDVDIGPLFQTPEEVAQQAIENDVHIVGASSLAAGHKTLVPQLISELKKLGRPDIMVVAGGVIPSKDYQYLKDAGVFAVFGPGTVLSEAAIEILEKLIEED; encoded by the coding sequence ATGAGACCAGATTTGAAAAATTGGAAATCCGCAGAAATTCAAGCCTCACCTACTGAAGAAAGCACAAACTGGGAAGCTCCAGAGCAGATTTCCATTCCATCTATTTTCAACGGTGAGCAAACTGCTAAGCTTTCGCATGTGAATTTTGCGGCCGGAATCCCACCTTATCTACGAGGACCTTACAGCACCATGTATAGTATGCGGCCTTGGACCATCCGTCAGTATGCGGGATTTTCTACCGCAGAAGAATCCAATGCTTTTTACCGAAAAAACTTGGCCGGAGGCCAAAAGGGTCTTTCAGTCGCCTTCGACCTTGCCACCCACAGAGGCTATGATTCTGATCATCCGCGAGTGGTTGGTGACGTTGGTAAAGCTGGAGTGGCTATAGATTCGGTGGAAGATATGAAACTACTTTTTGACCAAATCCCTTTGGATCAAATGTCAGTTTCCATGACCATGAATGGGGCGGTGATCCCGATTATGGCATTTTACATCGTGGCAGCTGAAGAGCAGGGAGTAAAACCTGAGCAACTTAGCGGCACGATCCAGAATGATATTCTGAAGGAGTTTATGGTGCGAAACACCTATATATACCCTCCTCAACCATCGATGCGCATTATCGCTGACATTTTCAAGTTTACCTCAGATCACATGCCGAAATTCAATTCCATTTCCATCTCTGGCTATCACATGCAGGAGGCTGGAGCTACGGCAGATATTGAGTTGGCTTACACGCTTGCTGATGGGTTAGAATATTTAAGAACCGGGGTAAAAGCCGGTTTGGACATAGATAATTTCGCTCCCCGCCTATCCTTCTTCTGGGGAATTGGGATGAATTACTTTATGGAAATCGCGAAGATGCGGGCAGGCCGCTTGCTTTGGGCAAAAATCGTCCAACAGTTCAATCCAAAATCCGATAAATCTTTAGCCCTTCGTACACACTCCCAGACTTCGGGCTGGTCGCTTACCGAGCAGGATCCTTTTAATAATGTGACCCGAACAGCAGTAGAAGCTCTTGCTGCCGTGATGGGCGGTACCCAGTCGCTTCATACGAATTCACTGGACGAAGCCATCGCTTTACCCACAGACTTTTCAGCCAGAATCGCCAGAAATACGCAATTAGTACTCCAAGAAGAAACGGCCATCACTGATGTTGTTGACCCTTGGGGAGGTTCACATTATGTGGAGTTTCTAACGGATCAATTGGTGCAGCGTGCATGGACTTTGATCGAAGAAGTGGAAGAATTGGGAGGAATGGCCAAAGCAATAGAAGCCGGGCTGCCGAAACTTAGAATTGAAGAAGCTGCCGCAAAAAAGCAAGCCAGAATCGATAGCGGAAAGGATGTGATCGTAGGCGTGAATCGCTACCAAATCGAAGAGGATTCAGAAATCGAAGTTCGTGATGTGGATAATCAGGCAGTGCGCGAATCCCAACTACCCAGACTGAAAAAATTAAAGGAATCCAGGAATCAGCAGGAAGTTGATAAAAGCCTGGAAAAACTAACTCAGGTAGCAAAATCAGGCGAAGGAAATCTACTCGAGCTTGCAGTGGATGCAGCGAGGAAAAGAGCTACTTTAGGAGAAATCTCAGATGCAATGGAGTTGGCTTTTGGCCGTCACCAAGCTCAAACCAAATCAATCACTGGAGTTTATGCAGCAGAAGTGAAAAATCAAGACTCATTTAAGAAAGCAATTGCGCTATCGGACGAATTTGCGGAACTGGAAGGACGACGACCTAGAATCATGGTAGCCAAAATGGGACAGGACGGGCATGACCGGGGTGCTAAAATCATTGCGACCGGATTTGCAGATATGGGTTTTGACGTGGACATCGGTCCTCTTTTCCAGACCCCGGAAGAAGTGGCGCAGCAGGCCATCGAAAACGATGTACATATAGTCGGCGCATCCTCTTTGGCCGCAGGCCATAAAACCTTGGTCCCGCAATTAATTAGTGAATTGAAAAAATTAGGAAGACCCGACATTATGGTAGTGGCTGGTGGGGTAATTCCTTCAAAGGATTATCAGTACCTTAAGGATGCTGGAGTATTTGCCGTTTTCGGTCCGGGAACAGTCCTTTCTGAAGCAGCAATAGAAATTCTGGAAAAGTTGATTGAGGAAGACTAA
- a CDS encoding RES family NAD+ phosphorylase — protein sequence MKIYRLSKSKYAFDLSAKGAELAGGRWNSKGKAILYTSQSRALCTAEIAVHTPLGNVPTDYELVEITIPDTIAMKEIVVSDLPKDWKSIPHSHSTQEIGDKFLSENDYLIFKVPSVVVQGDFNFLINPAHRQFYQVEITSTEPFDFDSRFFSR from the coding sequence ATGAAAATTTACCGACTTTCCAAAAGCAAGTATGCTTTCGATTTGTCTGCAAAAGGTGCGGAATTGGCGGGGGGTAGATGGAACAGCAAGGGGAAAGCAATTCTTTACACCAGCCAATCCCGGGCACTTTGCACCGCAGAAATCGCTGTGCATACGCCTCTGGGTAATGTTCCGACCGATTATGAATTAGTGGAAATTACAATCCCTGATACTATAGCGATGAAGGAAATTGTGGTTTCAGATTTGCCGAAGGATTGGAAATCCATTCCGCATTCACATTCTACTCAGGAGATCGGTGATAAATTCCTCTCAGAAAACGACTATCTGATTTTTAAAGTCCCTTCAGTGGTGGTGCAGGGGGACTTTAATTTCTTAATCAACCCAGCCCACAGGCAGTTTTACCAGGTGGAAATCACCTCAACAGAACCCTTTGATTTTGATTCCAGATTTTTTTCGAGATAG
- the parS gene encoding type II RES/Xre toxin-antitoxin system antitoxin, whose amino-acid sequence MTQFTIFDPEVAYNTTDDKFINDVISLVRRGISFDDFEKFASKSAFTNEEWADYLHISERTMQRYQKEQKSFDSLQSEKIVEIALLQKRGVEVFGKKSKFQSWMETPCIALGGLLPKSFLDSSFGINLLKDELTRIEYGVLA is encoded by the coding sequence ATGACTCAATTTACCATTTTCGATCCAGAAGTAGCTTATAATACTACAGACGACAAGTTTATAAATGATGTAATCAGTCTCGTGAGGCGAGGTATTTCGTTTGATGATTTTGAGAAGTTTGCCTCCAAGAGTGCATTTACGAATGAGGAATGGGCAGATTATCTACATATTTCTGAGCGCACGATGCAGCGCTACCAAAAGGAGCAAAAGTCGTTCGATTCCTTGCAGTCAGAAAAGATAGTCGAAATAGCCTTACTTCAAAAGAGAGGTGTGGAGGTGTTTGGGAAGAAGTCAAAGTTCCAATCTTGGATGGAGACCCCTTGTATTGCTTTGGGTGGTTTACTTCCAAAGTCTTTCTTGGATAGCAGCTTTGGGATTAATCTCCTAAAAGACGAGCTGACTAGAATCGAGTATGGAGTCTTAGCATGA
- a CDS encoding AGE family epimerase/isomerase — translation MSLRYSSALLLSVLIACSSPEREENPKEILALQMEEHLKTEVLDKWYPQAMDTLDGGFYSNFSYDFKLEEKQEKMIVTQSRHVWTNAKASLKYPKVEYYKTGAKHGFKFLKDKMWDYEYGGFHWLVDKQGKQIGNPMKTAYGNAFGIYALAAYYGASEDESALALAKEAFLWLDKHAHDSINGGYFQHLAPDGTPILRPEDTPSTSDLGYKDQNSSIHILEAFTELYQVWPDPKVKDRLEEMLLLIRDQIVTDKGYLTLFLYPDWQPVSFKDSTEEVITRHHLLDHVSFGHDVETGFLMIEASETLGWENDSTTHRIAKKMIDHALENGWDESVGGFYDEGYYFQDGYRVTHDTKNWWAQAEGMNALLLMAELYPNDPHNYYEKFEKLWDYTDTYLIDHENGDWYPGGLDKQPELKTVGKGNIWKGIYHHYRSLDHCIDRLREMSQKSE, via the coding sequence ATGTCATTAAGGTACTCTTCAGCATTACTTCTCTCAGTGCTAATCGCCTGTAGTTCTCCTGAGAGGGAGGAAAATCCTAAAGAAATACTCGCACTCCAAATGGAAGAGCATCTCAAAACCGAAGTCCTGGATAAATGGTACCCACAAGCAATGGATACCCTAGACGGTGGTTTTTATAGCAATTTCTCCTACGATTTCAAGCTAGAGGAAAAGCAGGAAAAAATGATTGTCACTCAATCCCGGCACGTATGGACAAATGCAAAAGCTTCACTTAAGTATCCCAAGGTCGAATACTATAAAACTGGTGCAAAACACGGTTTTAAGTTTCTAAAGGATAAAATGTGGGATTATGAATACGGAGGATTCCATTGGCTGGTGGACAAGCAAGGAAAGCAAATCGGCAATCCTATGAAAACAGCCTATGGAAATGCTTTTGGGATCTATGCATTAGCGGCATATTACGGCGCAAGTGAAGATGAATCTGCTTTGGCCCTGGCAAAAGAAGCCTTCCTATGGCTGGACAAGCATGCTCACGATTCGATCAACGGAGGATATTTTCAGCATTTGGCACCGGACGGCACGCCCATTTTGCGACCTGAGGATACCCCATCCACATCCGATCTAGGCTATAAAGACCAGAACAGTTCCATTCATATACTGGAGGCTTTCACCGAGTTATATCAAGTTTGGCCAGACCCAAAAGTAAAGGATAGGCTGGAAGAAATGCTGCTTTTGATCCGGGACCAAATCGTGACGGACAAGGGTTATCTGACGCTATTCCTATATCCAGACTGGCAACCGGTGAGTTTCAAAGATTCTACAGAAGAAGTAATTACCCGGCATCATTTGCTCGACCATGTTTCTTTTGGCCATGATGTAGAAACAGGTTTTTTGATGATAGAGGCCTCTGAAACGCTCGGCTGGGAAAACGACAGCACCACACATAGAATCGCAAAAAAGATGATAGACCATGCCCTAGAAAATGGCTGGGATGAAAGTGTAGGCGGCTTTTATGACGAAGGTTATTATTTCCAAGACGGTTACCGGGTAACCCATGACACCAAAAACTGGTGGGCGCAAGCTGAAGGAATGAACGCACTATTATTGATGGCTGAGCTTTACCCAAATGATCCTCACAATTATTATGAGAAGTTTGAAAAACTCTGGGATTACACGGACACTTACTTGATAGACCATGAAAATGGGGATTGGTATCCAGGAGGACTGGACAAGCAACCAGAACTAAAAACAGTAGGAAAAGGGAATATCTGGAAAGGAATTTATCACCACTATAGATCTTTGGATCATTGCATAGACAGACTGCGGGAGATGAGTCAAAAATCGGAATAA
- a CDS encoding TIGR00341 family protein: protein MKKITFVYDPEIKPEKLDELLERMDPRPDKKLSLDELSVENLNQEEWLACSLSDNQLRKLLDQTKDKELNVALLPHPEMEQARKGFGIHTSFETAWQEIQEAEKIPETDLMQVDEHLTFNSLVVGTSLSILYSNGADNFWEGVKTRFSQLIKLFRRVKLKPYTITYKNGKEKSKIEIAAMGILAVAHCESNLIFRRVIEQSGLDDGRIHLLILAPKSLFSLIQFGLQNLFFPIKGGTLPKFVGYISTSEVCLSSSERIQFAVDGEEKEAKELKISLVEEKIKILPGARLQEKEPSEGPKSINVAALPTGRLKEELLHSYLPWVRHATAEEFKDLFTLLRTNSQTSSTYLVLMALSTMIATFGLFGDSAPVVIGAMILAPLMGPIISLAMGMLRQDSLLIKNSLITIFWGVIVGLFFSILISLITPLEVLNDQILARIRPNLLDLGIAIASGIAGAYAYSKEEISKTLAGVAISVALVPPLAVAGIGIGWMDQEVFGGAMLLLGTNLAGITMAAALTFLLLGFSPFRLAKRGLFISMGILIAIALPLGLSFSKMVKENSIIQDLSGKEIPHGLLREVKVVQMEPLKLSVTILSENALDENDFRAIKAEIEEKIGRPASIELTLGVQLGAPITKAKE from the coding sequence ATGAAAAAAATCACTTTTGTATATGATCCGGAAATAAAACCTGAAAAACTCGATGAGTTGCTTGAAAGGATGGATCCCAGGCCTGACAAAAAGCTTTCTTTGGATGAGTTATCTGTGGAGAATCTCAATCAAGAGGAATGGCTGGCCTGCTCGCTGTCAGACAATCAGCTTCGTAAGCTACTCGATCAGACAAAAGACAAAGAACTAAATGTAGCCCTTCTGCCCCATCCTGAGATGGAACAGGCAAGAAAGGGGTTTGGCATACATACCAGTTTTGAAACCGCCTGGCAGGAAATCCAAGAAGCCGAGAAAATCCCCGAAACCGATTTGATGCAGGTTGACGAACACTTGACCTTTAACTCCTTAGTAGTCGGCACTTCTCTAAGCATTCTTTATTCCAATGGAGCCGATAATTTCTGGGAAGGAGTCAAAACTAGATTTTCCCAACTAATCAAACTTTTCCGAAGGGTAAAACTAAAACCCTATACCATCACTTATAAAAATGGAAAGGAGAAAAGCAAAATAGAAATAGCTGCGATGGGGATTTTAGCAGTGGCGCACTGCGAAAGTAACTTGATTTTTCGTCGTGTCATAGAACAATCCGGTCTGGACGATGGCAGAATCCATCTGTTGATTTTGGCTCCAAAAAGCCTTTTCTCTTTGATCCAATTTGGATTACAGAACCTCTTTTTCCCTATCAAAGGTGGAACCCTTCCCAAGTTTGTGGGATATATTTCTACAAGTGAAGTATGCCTTAGTTCTTCCGAGCGCATTCAATTTGCGGTGGATGGGGAAGAAAAAGAAGCCAAAGAATTAAAAATCTCGCTGGTAGAAGAGAAAATTAAAATACTACCCGGAGCAAGACTCCAGGAAAAAGAACCAAGTGAAGGTCCAAAATCCATCAATGTAGCGGCTCTTCCTACAGGCCGATTGAAGGAGGAATTACTTCACTCCTATTTGCCATGGGTTCGCCATGCCACAGCGGAAGAATTCAAAGACCTTTTCACACTATTACGGACAAATTCGCAGACTTCCTCCACCTATTTGGTGCTGATGGCGCTCTCAACTATGATTGCGACTTTCGGGCTTTTTGGGGATTCTGCACCTGTAGTGATAGGCGCGATGATTTTGGCTCCCCTGATGGGACCGATTATATCCTTGGCTATGGGCATGCTTCGCCAAGATAGCTTGCTGATCAAAAACAGCTTGATTACAATCTTCTGGGGTGTGATCGTAGGATTGTTTTTCTCGATTCTAATTTCACTGATTACGCCTTTAGAAGTGCTGAATGATCAGATACTTGCCAGAATCCGCCCGAACCTGCTTGACCTGGGAATTGCAATAGCATCCGGAATAGCCGGAGCCTATGCCTACTCCAAGGAAGAAATCTCCAAAACTTTGGCAGGAGTGGCGATTTCCGTTGCGCTGGTTCCCCCTTTGGCTGTGGCGGGAATAGGAATCGGGTGGATGGACCAGGAAGTATTTGGTGGCGCCATGCTTTTGCTCGGCACCAACCTAGCCGGCATCACCATGGCAGCAGCTTTGACTTTTCTGCTCCTTGGATTCAGCCCGTTCAGATTGGCAAAAAGAGGGCTTTTTATCAGTATGGGAATCCTTATTGCGATTGCTTTGCCCCTAGGATTAAGCTTTAGCAAAATGGTGAAAGAAAACTCGATAATCCAAGATCTCAGCGGCAAGGAAATCCCACATGGACTACTCAGGGAAGTGAAAGTAGTGCAGATGGAACCACTGAAACTTTCAGTGACTATACTTTCTGAAAATGCCCTGGATGAGAATGATTTCAGAGCGATCAAAGCTGAAATTGAGGAAAAGATCGGCAGGCCAGCATCCATTGAATTGACTCTGGGCGTACAATTGGGTGCCCCTATCACCAAAGCTAAGGAGTGA
- a CDS encoding Dph6-related ATP pyrophosphatase, translating into MSQKALLNWSGGKDSALTLYKLQQSQEFEIACLLTSISEKYQRISMHGVRSELLELQAKSMDIPLVKMQVPDMPSMEVYEQTMRETLSELKRQGVAASIFGDIFLEDLRTYRENKLAELDLTGVFPLWKQPTDKLIREFLDLGFKTITTCVNEQFLDNSFVGRVIDEGFLNDLPANVDPCGENGEFHTFVFDGPIFSRPIEFELGEKVLRKYEAPKTADDSDQCFSDKKQDPAQYGFWFCDLIPLTP; encoded by the coding sequence ATGAGCCAAAAAGCACTTCTCAATTGGAGCGGAGGAAAGGATTCCGCACTTACTTTGTATAAACTACAGCAATCTCAGGAATTTGAAATTGCATGCTTGCTCACCAGTATCAGTGAGAAATATCAGCGCATATCCATGCACGGCGTCCGGTCTGAATTGCTGGAATTGCAGGCAAAAAGCATGGATATTCCCCTGGTTAAAATGCAGGTTCCGGATATGCCCTCGATGGAAGTGTATGAGCAGACGATGCGAGAAACACTTTCGGAGTTGAAAAGGCAAGGGGTCGCAGCATCAATCTTCGGGGATATATTTCTGGAAGATCTGAGAACTTACCGTGAGAATAAACTGGCAGAGTTAGATTTGACCGGTGTTTTTCCGCTCTGGAAGCAACCTACAGATAAACTGATTCGGGAGTTTTTAGATTTAGGATTCAAGACAATTACCACTTGCGTCAATGAGCAATTTTTGGATAATAGCTTTGTTGGGAGAGTGATCGATGAGGGTTTTTTAAATGATCTTCCTGCTAATGTGGATCCCTGTGGGGAAAATGGGGAGTTCCATACTTTCGTGTTCGATGGGCCCATTTTCAGCAGACCTATTGAATTTGAGCTTGGAGAAAAAGTACTGAGAAAGTACGAAGCTCCGAAGACAGCAGATGATTCTGATCAGTGCTTTTCTGATAAGAAACAAGATCCTGCCCAGTACGGATTTTGGTTCTGTGATCTGATCCCACTCACTCCTTAG
- a CDS encoding DUF2147 domain-containing protein, translated as MIFKKLSMLCFFLVIASMTAYAQSDITGKWKTTLSGPQGEMELTFNYKVENGALTGTIASQMGEIPLENGKVDGSKFSYDFAIQDMTVSHKGEVVSTDELKVVSQRGEMKLTRVEE; from the coding sequence ATGATTTTCAAAAAATTATCAATGCTCTGCTTTTTCTTAGTAATAGCAAGCATGACCGCTTATGCGCAAAGTGACATTACCGGAAAATGGAAAACTACCCTCTCTGGACCGCAAGGGGAGATGGAATTGACCTTCAACTATAAAGTTGAAAATGGAGCTTTAACCGGAACTATAGCATCTCAAATGGGAGAGATCCCTTTGGAAAACGGCAAAGTAGATGGAAGTAAATTCAGTTATGATTTTGCTATCCAAGATATGACGGTATCCCATAAAGGTGAAGTTGTGTCCACGGACGAGCTGAAAGTGGTCTCTCAAAGAGGAGAAATGAAGCTCACACGGGTAGAGGAATAA
- a CDS encoding SgcJ/EcaC family oxidoreductase yields the protein MKSLSILFLLLISSSAFSQNPLNTKGESREIMDLISSYSQARETNDTVLLREILVEDVDQLVSSGVWRKGIDEAVKGMMESSAENPGERSLKLESIRFLNPDVAIVDAHYEIKNSSGTVRKMWSTFLVVTETEQWKISAIRNMLPAGN from the coding sequence ATGAAATCCCTCAGCATCCTTTTCTTACTCCTTATCAGCTCCTCAGCTTTCTCTCAAAACCCTTTGAATACCAAAGGTGAATCCCGGGAAATCATGGATTTGATCAGTTCTTATTCCCAGGCTAGGGAAACGAATGATACGGTTTTACTAAGGGAAATACTGGTAGAAGATGTGGATCAATTGGTTTCCTCTGGAGTTTGGCGAAAAGGAATAGACGAGGCTGTGAAAGGAATGATGGAAAGTTCTGCTGAAAACCCGGGCGAGCGAAGCCTGAAATTGGAGTCTATACGCTTTCTGAACCCAGATGTGGCGATTGTAGATGCTCACTATGAAATCAAAAATTCCTCAGGAACGGTACGGAAAATGTGGAGCACATTTTTGGTAGTGACGGAGACAGAGCAATGGAAAATCTCCGCGATACGGAATATGTTGCCTGCGGGGAATTGA